One Dromiciops gliroides isolate mDroGli1 chromosome 3, mDroGli1.pri, whole genome shotgun sequence DNA segment encodes these proteins:
- the LOC122748431 gene encoding zinc finger protein 2 homolog has translation MLAPGQAADNQKLFQGESLEPERMTPGTQRPPSQELVTFKDVAVDFTQEEWRLLDHPQRELYKEVMLENVQNLLSVGLPVSREDLSSPFQGGESPGMVGHKGPRISCLGGETRLEVKKMATTVNISVEEFGQHGFESDGAWNFNLKEICDSESKLGKSICEFGEIEKPLTHSSVLNNRKRRASWNEYFQESEDNKWFPQQLEPFKAQNKFHQMLKYKGNHLEMALNLNSALIGHQKSDRSGKGFSQSSKFITLQTIHIRREPIEYNECKATSSDQSYLPWHAKFYDGRRRHAVDCCGLAFGLNSDLIRHHNIHIGKTFYKCNQCGKTFTKSSHLVVHQRIHTGEKSYECNQCGKAFTKRFNLTQHQRIHTGEKPFECNQCGKAFTKSSHLAAHQRIHTGERPYECNQCGKAFTQSSSLAAHQRIHTGEKPYECYQCGKAFTERSTLAKHQRMHTGEKPYECYQCGKAFTITSHLAAHQRIHTGDKPYECNQCGKTFSQRCNLAKHQRMHTGEKPYECNQCGKTFSQRCILAKHQRIHTGEKPYECNQCGKAFIERFSLAVHQRIHTGEKPFECNQCGKAFTARSRLAAHQRIHSGEKPYECNQCGKVFIERFSLAVHQRIHTGEKPFECNQCGKAFTARSRLAAHQRIHTREKPYECNQCGKVFIERFSLTVHQRIHTGEKPFECNQSVKAFKQSSHLAARQRIHTGGKPYECNQCGKTFTISSSLVCHQRIHTGEKPYECNQCGKAFKQSSHLVAHQRIHTGEKPYECNHCGKAFTARSTLAAHQRIHTGEKPFECSQCGKAFTKRLAQEPGPLRKSTTVTPRFPACLGLCRGHRKSPPLSTWVTSWYSHSGKCSPHVWRRCLDLARRPRGAYLSASSPRAEISVF, from the exons ATGCTAGCCCCAG gtcAGGCTGCAGACAACCAAAAGCTATTCCAAGGAGAGAGCCTGGAGCCAGAGAGAATGACCCCGGGGACCCAGAGACCCCCATCCCAG GAGTtggtgacattcaaggatgtggctgtggatttcacccaggaggagtggcGCCTCTTGGACCATCCTCAGAGAGAGctgtacaaggaggtcatgctggagaatgtccagaaccTGCTCTCTGTGG GACTTCCAGTTTCTAGAGAAGATTTGAGCTCTCCTTTCCAGGGAGGGGAATCACCAGGGATGGTAGGGCACAAAGGTCCAAGGATCTCCTGTCTAG gtgGAGAGACTAGGTTGGAAGTGAAGAAGATGGCTACAACGGTGAACATTTCCGTGGAAGAATTTGGCCAGCATGGATTTGAGAGTGATGGTGCCTGGAACTTCAATTTGAAAGAAATCTGTGACTCTGAAAGCAAGCTGGGTAAGAGTATCTGTGAGTTTGGTGAAATCGAAAAGCCACTCACACATTCTTCAGTCTTAAATAACAGGAAGAGAAGGGCTTCATGGAATGAATATTTTCAGGAGAGTGAAGATAATAAATGGTTTCCTCAACAACTAGAGCCTTTTAAGGCCCAGAACAAGTTTCATCAAATGCTAAAGTACAAAGGTAATCATCTGGAAATGgccttgaatttgaattctgctctCATTGGACATCAGAAAAGTGACAGAAGTGGGAAGGGCTTCAGTCAGAGCTCTAAGTTCATTACTCTACAGACAATTCACATTAGAAGGGAGCCTATTGAATACAATGAATGTAAAGCAACCTCATCGGATCAATCGTATCTTCCTTGGCATGCTAAGTTTTATGATGGAAGGAGAAGACATGCAGTTGATTGTTGTGGATTGGCCtttggtttgaactcagatcttataAGGCATCACAACATTCACATTGGAAAAACgttttataaatgtaatcagtgtggaaagactttcacaaagaGCTCCCATCTTGTTgtccatcagagaattcatactggagagaaatcttatgaatgtaatcagtgtggtaAGGCTTTCACAAAGAGGTTCAATCTTACTCAGCATcaaagaatccacactggagagaaaccttttgaatgtaatcagtgtggaaaggctttcacaaagAGCTCCCATCTTGCtgcccatcagagaatccacactggagagagaccttatgaatgtaatcagtgtggaaaggcttttacacagagctccagtcttgctgcacatcagagaatccacaccggagagaaaccttatgaatgttatcagtgtggaaaggctttcacagagaGATCCACTCTTGCTAAGCATCAGAGAAtgcacactggagagaaaccttatgaatgttatcagtgtggaaaggctttcacaataACCTCCCATCTTGcagcacatcagagaatccacactggagacaaaccttatgaatgtaatcagtgtggaaagactttctcACAGAGATGCAATCTTGCTAAGCATCAGAGAAtgcacactggagagaaaccttatgaatgtaatcagtgtggaaagactttctcACAGAGATGCATTCTTGctaagcatcagagaatccacactggagagaaaccttatgaatgtaatcagtgtggaaaggctttcatagAGAGGTTCAGTCttgctgtacatcagagaatccacactggagagaaaccttttgaatgtaatcagtgtggaaaggctttcacagcaAGGTCCAGGCTTGCtgcccatcagagaatccacagtggagagaaaccttatgaatgtaatcaatgtggaaaggtttTCATAGAGAGGTTCAGTCttgctgtacatcagagaatccacactggagagaaaccttttgaatgtaatcagtgtggaaag gctttcacagcgAGGTCCAGGCTTGCtgcccatcagagaatccacactagagagaaaccttatgaatgcaatcagtgtggaaaggtTTTTATAGAGAGGTTCAGTCTtactgtacatcagagaatccatactggagagaaaccttttgaatgtaatcagagTGTAAAGGCTTTCAAACAGAGCTCCCATCTTGCAGCAcgtcagagaatccacactggagggaaaccttatgaatgtaatcagtgtggaaaaacTTTCACAATAAGCTCCAGTCTTGTTtgccatcagagaatccacactggcgagaaaccttatgaatgtaatcagtgtggaaaggctttcaaacAGAGCTCCCATCTTGtagcacatcagagaatccacactggcgagaaaccttatgaatgtaatcattgtggaaaggctttcacagcgAGGTCCACTCTTGCtgcccatcagagaatccacactggagagaaaccttttgaatgtagtcagtgtggaaaggctttcacaaagAG GCTGGCCCAGGAACCAGGTCCCCTGCGGAAATCTACAACTGTGACGCCCAGATTCCCAGCATGCCTTGGGCTCTGCAGAGGCCACAGGAAAAGTCCCCCCCTCTCAACATGGGTGACGTCATGGTACAGtcattctgggaaatgtagtccgCACGTGTGGCGCCGCTGCCTGGACCTGGCCAGAAGGCCCCGGGGGGCGT atctCTCCGCCTCCTCCCCCCGGGCTGAGATCTCTGTCTTCTGA